Genomic segment of Leptospira barantonii:
TTCATGGAATTTTTATTACAGTTGGAAAGCATTCTGAAAAAGAGAAAACAGGATCTTCCCGATAAATCTTATACCGCCGATTTGTTCCGTGGTGGAGTGGATCGAATTCTGAAAAAAGTAGGGGAAGAGGCCGGAGAGGTCATCATCGCCGCTAAGAACTCGGACAAAAAAGAACTCACACACGAAGCGGCCGATCTTCTTTTTCATCTGCAAGTGTTGCTCGTCGAACAAGGAATTTCTTTGCAAGACATCGTGGAAGAACTTCGCAAACGCCATTCTTAAAATGGATCTTCCGGCGATCGTCTTTTCCAAAAGAATTTCCGGAAGAATCATCCTCTTTCTTTTCGCCTTTCTACTTTATTCGTTTCTTTTTTATCAAAGCGCCTGGTTGAGCGACGATTCGTTCATCACGTTTCGCGTAGTCGATAATTTTTTGA
This window contains:
- the hisE gene encoding phosphoribosyl-ATP diphosphatase, with protein sequence MEFLLQLESILKKRKQDLPDKSYTADLFRGGVDRILKKVGEEAGEVIIAAKNSDKKELTHEAADLLFHLQVLLVEQGISLQDIVEELRKRHS